In the genome of Notamacropus eugenii isolate mMacEug1 chromosome 5, mMacEug1.pri_v2, whole genome shotgun sequence, one region contains:
- the MSANTD4 gene encoding myb/SANT-like DNA-binding domain-containing protein 4, which yields MKQLKRKRKSNFSVQETQTLLKEIRKRKEVIFSKQLNTTINEMKRKAWEEIAECVNAVGEGEQRTGTEVKRRYLDWRALMKRKWLKANIKLVDSGFPLSSAEFNDSLTEELDEKILFPNESNLDWQNTADFKEADGSLTQVKEEEEEEEEEKGPQNFEFEMEEEEEEMLSSVVPDSKRENELDDFPHIKEFGTLSSIQPQSAYDDSYLLISLEKQKLEIEKQRLDIESERLQIEKERLQIEKERLWHLDMEHERLQVEKERLQIEREKLRLQVVHLEKPALENDLGQAEKNILQPLDLETEKLKLEKERLQLEKDRLQFLKFESEKLQIEKERLQIEKERLRIQREGHLK from the exons ATGAAGcagttgaaaagaaaaaggaaaagcaattttAGTGTTCAAGAAACTCAGACCCttttgaaagaaattagaaagaggaaagaagtaaTATTTTCCAAGCAGCTCAATACAACAATTAATGAGATGAAACGGAAGGCTTGGGAGGAGATTGCTGAGTGTGTGAATGCTGTAGGGGAAGGAGAACAAAGAACCGGGACTGAGGTGAAAAGGCGATACTTGGACTGGCGAGCACTTATGAAAAGGAAATGGTTGAAGGCAAACATAAAGCTGGTAGACTCTGGCTTCCCCCTTTCATCGGCAGAGTTCAATGACTCTCTCACTGAAGAGTTGGATGAAAAAATTTTGTTTCCAAATGAGTCAAATTTGGACTGGCAAAATACAGCTGATTTCAAGGAAGCAGATGGCTCCTTAACACAAgtcaaagaggaagaagaagaagaagaggaagagaagggtcCACAGAATTTTGAA tttgaaatggaggaggaggaagaagaaatgttaTCCTCCGTGGTGCCAGATTCCAAGAGGGAAAACGAACTTGATGATTTCCCCCACATCAAAGAGTTTGGTACTCTTTCCTCAATACAGCCTCAGTCTGCCTATGATGATTCGTACTTACTTATAAGCTTGGAGAAACAAAAGCTTGAGATAGAAAAGCAACGGCTAGAtattgagtcagaaagactacaGATAGAAAAAGAGCGCCTGCAAATCGAGAAGGAACGGTTATGGCACTTAGACATGGAGCATGAAAGACTCCAAGTAGAGAAAGAGCGGCTGcagattgaaagagaaaaattgagGCTGCAGGTTGTCCATCTGGAGAAACCTGCTCTGGAAAATGATCTCGGCCAAGCAGAAAAAAACATTCTGCAGCCCCTGGATTTAGAGACTGAGAAATTGAAACTTGAGAAAGAACGCTTGCAACTGGAAAAAGACAGGTTGCAGTTTTTGAAGTTTGAATCTGAGAAACTTCAGATTGAGAAGGAACGCTTACAGATAGAAAAAGAGCGGCTACGTATTCAGAGGGAGGGACACTTGAAATGA